The proteins below come from a single Treponema phagedenis genomic window:
- a CDS encoding DNA cytosine methyltransferase — protein sequence MGKGNIKYKAIDFFCGGGGMTCGLRQAGIDVIAGVDLDATAKETYEYNNPQSVFIEADIKKLETGYFEHTFKIKKNDDSLIFVGCSPCQFYSIINTDKKKSLQSKDLLLDFARFVEYYKPGYVLVENVPGIRTNKESILPEFLLKLKNIGYEKIVYKVIDMAYYGVPQHRKRFSLIATRLKNVTVDLPVPEKKIINLSSVIGVKNGFPPVKAGNKDRSDFNHTVSGLSAKCLARLKKTKHNGGSRSDWADDPELQLKCFVGKDSAFQDTYGRMRWDRPAPTITTKFFSISNGRFGHPEENRALSIREGATLQTFPKNYVFKTNNISTAARLIGNAVPPEYARRLGEVINKSGDTI from the coding sequence CCGGCGTGGATTTGGATGCAACCGCAAAAGAAACTTATGAATACAACAATCCTCAAAGTGTTTTTATTGAGGCGGATATAAAGAAATTGGAAACAGGGTATTTTGAACATACTTTTAAAATTAAAAAAAATGATGACAGCTTAATTTTTGTCGGTTGCAGTCCTTGCCAATTTTACAGCATTATAAATACCGATAAAAAGAAATCATTGCAATCAAAGGATTTATTGTTGGATTTTGCCCGCTTTGTTGAGTATTACAAACCCGGATATGTCCTTGTTGAAAATGTTCCGGGAATTCGCACAAACAAAGAAAGCATATTGCCCGAGTTCCTTTTAAAATTGAAAAATATTGGTTACGAAAAAATCGTGTACAAAGTTATTGATATGGCTTATTACGGCGTGCCACAGCACAGAAAGCGATTTTCGTTGATTGCCACTCGTCTTAAGAATGTTACCGTTGATTTACCGGTACCGGAAAAAAAGATAATTAATCTTTCAAGCGTCATCGGTGTTAAAAACGGATTTCCGCCGGTAAAGGCGGGGAACAAGGATAGAAGCGATTTTAATCATACCGTTTCGGGATTAAGCGCTAAATGCTTGGCACGGTTAAAAAAGACAAAACATAACGGAGGCAGTCGATCGGACTGGGCGGATGATCCGGAACTCCAGTTAAAGTGTTTTGTCGGCAAAGACAGCGCTTTTCAAGACACATACGGACGCATGCGATGGGATAGACCGGCTCCGACAATCACAACAAAATTTTTCAGTATCTCAAACGGGCGTTTTGGACATCCCGAAGAAAACAGAGCTCTTTCCATACGAGAAGGTGCAACATTACAAACTTTTCCTAAAAACTATGTATTTAAAACAAATAATATTTCTACGGCGGCAAGGTTAATTGGAAATGCTGTTCCGCCCGAATATGCACGGAGATTAGGGGAAGTGATAAATAAAAGCGGAGATACAATATGA
- a CDS encoding ATP-binding protein, which translates to MKRHFSITPRIIAHFGEDLIKNESIAILELVKNSYDACASKCKVEFTSENKMIKKIVISDDGTGMNADTIQNVWLVIGTDHKKTTKKNECGRYPLGEKGIGRLGVHKLGKKIKLFSKTAKNKEVELFIDWTELEHAKQIEDFGIEVTENEIPKYYPNGKTGTKIIIEDLKSQWDRRQIREVYRNLLSLNSPFANNSDSFDVDIYSNENIFEGLPKFEDIIENGGLYFGSCTLKGKKVREFKYEFRPWSTLDKLEGRKVLISDLSEEDLCIKGLKELEDKKRPVEYNIDLDELQIGEIKFDIIIFEKDAAIFNFVNTEKKSINDYLSENGGIRVYRDNVRVYDYGERDNDWLGIDLKRVHRVGGNISNNIVLGSVRLNRRDSIGLREKTNREGFIEDECYNAFVDAINYVLNIFVRERNVDKTHLTTLYKTHKVIEPVLSDLGEVINLVEEKVANELDKKEILKYLYRINDQYKDVKETLIKSANAGLNLSVVIHEIDKLTAALLGCAKRGDNNKIIELSLRLEKIVRGYTAMIRKSAIKETELADIVNIALENYEFRFSDHLISVHHNSDNCKLMAFLAKAEAISVLTNLLDNSIYWLSYARKEDRKISVYITGQIANYNSIIVSDNGPGFNIPADVAVQPFITGKPYNIGMGLGLHIVNEMMNAMKGKLLFLDENDIELPKYIKDNQIDKAIIALCFPRV; encoded by the coding sequence ATGAAACGGCATTTTTCAATTACACCGAGAATTATAGCTCACTTCGGGGAAGATTTGATAAAAAATGAAAGTATTGCAATTCTTGAATTGGTAAAGAATTCTTATGATGCATGTGCTTCAAAATGCAAAGTTGAATTTACTTCCGAAAATAAAATGATAAAAAAAATTGTTATTTCCGATGACGGAACGGGTATGAATGCGGACACCATACAAAATGTTTGGTTAGTGATAGGTACGGATCATAAAAAAACGACAAAAAAAAACGAATGCGGGCGCTACCCGTTAGGTGAAAAAGGCATAGGTAGATTAGGCGTACATAAACTTGGCAAAAAAATAAAACTTTTTTCAAAAACAGCTAAAAATAAAGAAGTTGAATTGTTCATTGATTGGACGGAATTGGAGCATGCCAAACAAATTGAAGACTTCGGTATCGAGGTAACTGAAAATGAAATTCCGAAATATTATCCAAACGGGAAAACCGGGACAAAAATTATTATTGAAGACTTAAAATCACAATGGGATAGAAGACAAATACGGGAAGTGTACCGAAATTTATTATCCTTGAATAGCCCTTTCGCTAATAATAGCGATTCTTTTGATGTCGATATTTATAGTAATGAAAATATTTTTGAAGGTTTGCCAAAATTTGAAGATATTATAGAAAACGGTGGATTATATTTTGGCAGCTGTACACTCAAAGGCAAAAAAGTTCGAGAATTTAAATACGAGTTTCGTCCTTGGAGTACATTGGATAAACTTGAAGGAAGAAAAGTGCTTATATCCGATTTGTCGGAAGAAGACTTATGTATTAAAGGGTTGAAAGAACTTGAAGACAAAAAAAGACCGGTTGAATATAATATTGATTTGGATGAACTTCAAATCGGAGAGATTAAATTTGACATAATTATTTTTGAAAAAGATGCGGCTATTTTTAATTTTGTAAATACGGAAAAGAAAAGTATAAATGATTATTTAAGTGAAAATGGAGGAATACGAGTATATCGAGATAATGTTCGAGTCTATGATTACGGAGAGCGAGATAACGATTGGCTCGGCATTGACTTAAAAAGAGTGCATCGAGTCGGCGGAAATATCAGTAATAATATCGTTCTTGGTTCGGTAAGATTAAATAGACGCGACAGTATCGGATTAAGAGAAAAAACAAATAGGGAAGGATTTATTGAAGATGAATGTTATAACGCATTTGTAGATGCAATAAACTATGTTTTGAATATATTTGTAAGAGAGCGAAATGTTGATAAAACGCATTTAACGACATTATATAAAACACATAAAGTTATTGAACCCGTACTTTCCGATTTAGGTGAAGTTATTAATCTGGTTGAAGAGAAAGTTGCCAATGAATTAGACAAAAAAGAAATTTTAAAATATTTATATAGAATAAATGATCAGTATAAAGATGTAAAAGAAACTCTTATAAAAAGTGCCAATGCGGGACTAAATTTAAGTGTTGTTATCCATGAAATCGACAAACTGACAGCTGCGCTCCTCGGCTGTGCCAAACGCGGAGATAATAATAAAATAATCGAACTTTCTTTACGATTGGAAAAAATAGTGCGCGGCTATACTGCAATGATTAGAAAATCTGCAATAAAAGAGACTGAATTAGCAGATATTGTAAATATTGCACTTGAAAATTATGAGTTCCGGTTTTCAGATCATTTAATAAGCGTGCATCATAATTCCGACAATTGTAAACTGATGGCATTTTTAGCAAAAGCCGAAGCTATATCGGTTCTTACTAATTTGTTGGATAATTCCATTTATTGGCTAAGCTATGCAAGAAAAGAAGATAGAAAAATATCCGTTTATATAACAGGGCAAATTGCTAATTATAATTCCATCATTGTGAGCGATAACGGTCCCGGATTTAATATACCTGCCGATGTCGCCGTACAACCGTTTATAACCGGTAAACCTTATAATATTGGTATGGGGCTCGGTTTGCATATTGTCAATGAAATGATGAATGCAATGAAAGGCAAATTATTGTTTTTGGATGAAAATGATATTGAATTACCAAAATATATCAAAGATAATCAAATTGATAAAGCAATTATTGCTTTATGTTTTCCGAGAGTCTAA
- a CDS encoding ABC transporter ATP-binding protein: protein MDVPDEIMQRIESDIEQSEKKPKISMGGLNKALMSVAPEYKSRMRISVIFACIGELFSFSTYFFSAYAAGWLIKNAGGNPVSFHALLKYAFFAIGSLLLYFIFTGFSTTISHKTSFSILAKLRRTLFEKLKVIPMGYLVDNSVGKIKVIIMDRVADMEDWVAHLMPELPSRLLHPILCTVILFYLDWRIGLSIFVPLPIVFVGMITMMYKYRSRMAVWLSSYANVADRSAEYVRGIPVIKAFAQDKVSYGKFADAVKFYHFSTMKWWKQSWFGKALMTAAMMTPQIVSLPLAFYLYGNGQIGIETLLLSLILPIAILPQAFAIMMSFELFQMASNTWVSIQELLDMPAQKRPDAENKVTIDRGKGIKFDNVSFSYHDGTEVLHNISFETSPGEVTALVGPSGGGKSTIAKLLAGFWDQSSGKISIGNVDTKNISFKQLAEEISFVSQDNFLFDVSLRDNIRLGKPNASEDEIIAAAKAAHCHDFITALPNGYDTKAGEAGGAMSGGERQRITLARAILKPASTIILDEATAYADPENEALIQEAISNLVKGKNLVMVAHRLNTIKQAHQIILIDKGQIIAKGKHEELMEEPLYASLWKQYLGEE from the coding sequence TTGGATGTTCCCGATGAGATTATGCAGCGAATCGAAAGCGATATTGAGCAAAGCGAAAAAAAACCTAAAATCAGTATGGGTGGTTTAAATAAAGCACTTATGAGTGTAGCGCCTGAGTATAAGAGTAGGATGAGAATTTCTGTTATTTTTGCCTGCATTGGGGAGCTTTTTAGTTTTTCTACTTATTTCTTTAGTGCTTATGCAGCAGGATGGCTTATAAAAAATGCCGGGGGTAATCCGGTCAGCTTTCATGCACTATTGAAATATGCTTTTTTTGCAATAGGATCACTGCTCCTTTACTTTATATTTACAGGATTTAGCACAACCATTTCACATAAAACCTCATTTTCCATACTTGCAAAACTTAGACGGACTTTGTTTGAAAAATTAAAGGTAATTCCAATGGGGTACTTGGTGGATAATTCTGTAGGTAAAATTAAGGTAATTATCATGGATCGAGTAGCAGATATGGAAGACTGGGTAGCCCATTTGATGCCTGAACTACCTAGCAGGCTTTTGCATCCGATACTTTGCACAGTTATTTTGTTTTATTTAGATTGGCGCATAGGATTATCAATATTTGTGCCGCTACCAATTGTTTTTGTCGGGATGATTACAATGATGTATAAATACCGTAGTAGAATGGCGGTGTGGTTATCAAGTTATGCAAATGTTGCCGACAGAAGTGCTGAGTATGTTCGTGGAATCCCTGTAATCAAAGCATTTGCACAAGACAAAGTTTCGTATGGTAAATTTGCAGATGCGGTAAAATTCTACCATTTTTCAACGATGAAATGGTGGAAGCAAAGTTGGTTTGGCAAAGCACTGATGACGGCAGCAATGATGACACCACAGATAGTGAGCTTGCCTTTAGCTTTCTATTTATATGGGAATGGGCAAATAGGCATTGAAACATTGCTTTTATCACTTATTCTGCCAATTGCTATTCTTCCGCAGGCTTTTGCAATCATGATGAGTTTTGAACTTTTTCAGATGGCTTCTAATACTTGGGTATCCATACAAGAATTGCTTGATATGCCTGCCCAAAAACGTCCTGATGCAGAAAATAAAGTTACTATAGATAGGGGCAAGGGAATAAAATTTGATAATGTAAGTTTTTCTTATCATGACGGAACTGAGGTATTGCATAATATTTCTTTTGAAACAAGCCCCGGAGAAGTGACTGCACTTGTCGGACCTTCAGGTGGCGGAAAATCTACAATTGCAAAGCTTTTGGCAGGCTTTTGGGATCAGTCATCGGGTAAAATTTCCATTGGTAATGTGGATACAAAGAATATTTCATTTAAGCAGCTTGCTGAAGAGATTTCTTTTGTTTCACAAGATAACTTTCTTTTTGATGTAAGCCTTAGAGATAATATTCGTCTTGGAAAGCCTAATGCATCCGAAGATGAAATTATTGCGGCAGCAAAAGCTGCTCATTGTCATGATTTTATTACGGCACTTCCTAATGGGTATGATACCAAAGCAGGAGAAGCAGGAGGAGCAATGTCAGGCGGTGAAAGACAACGGATAACCCTTGCAAGAGCAATTTTGAAACCTGCATCAACCATTATTTTGGATGAGGCGACAGCTTATGCCGATCCTGAAAATGAAGCTCTCATCCAAGAAGCAATATCGAATCTAGTAAAGGGGAAAAATCTTGTGATGGTTGCTCATAGGTTAAATACAATCAAGCAGGCACACCAAATAATTCTAATCGATAAAGGTCAAATTATAGCCAAGGGTAAACATGAAGAACTGATGGAAGAGCCACTTTATGCAAGCCTGTGGAAACAATATTTAGGGGAGGAATAA